From the genome of Caldilineales bacterium, one region includes:
- a CDS encoding universal stress protein: MYKKIIVPLDGSKLAEGVLPHVRQLAHCLGCQIVLLQVLTHKSYDYLITDPGLAASLRSSEEEAACNYIGPLIKQLQQEGLDVAADVVAATGTVADVIIAFSHQAHGDLIAMSTHGRTGPARWMLGSVADRVVRGAGIPVLLIHPQSEREPGA, from the coding sequence ATGTACAAGAAAATCATCGTCCCGCTCGATGGCTCCAAGCTGGCAGAGGGCGTGCTGCCCCACGTGCGCCAGCTGGCGCACTGCCTGGGCTGCCAGATCGTCCTGCTGCAGGTGTTGACCCACAAGTCCTACGATTATCTGATCACAGATCCGGGCCTGGCGGCAAGCCTGCGCAGTTCTGAAGAAGAGGCAGCCTGCAACTACATCGGTCCGCTAATCAAGCAATTGCAACAGGAAGGCCTGGATGTGGCGGCCGATGTCGTCGCGGCCACCGGCACCGTCGCCGATGTCATCATCGCCTTCAGCCACCAGGCGCACGGCGACCTGATCGCCATGTCGACCCATGGCCGCACCGGGCCGGCGCGTTGGATGCTGGGCAGCGTAGCCGATCGCGTCGTGCGCGGGGCAGGCATTCCCGTGCTCTTGATCCACCCGCAGAGCGAACGAGAGCCGGGCGCCTAA
- a CDS encoding response regulator transcription factor, which produces MIRVLIADDHEVVRDGLRLILETEEDFEVVGEAGDGADAVRMTEELQPDVILMDLRMPGMDGLQAIEKIHSKWPPIAVVILTTYNEDDLMARGLRAGARGYLLKDTNRQTLFDSLRAAAKGEALFLPEVIARVLLQPSAEKRSGDFTLTERELEVLRAASRGERSKEIALHLGISERTVKAHLDSVYNKLGVDSRAAAVATAIQRGLLTK; this is translated from the coding sequence ATGATCCGCGTACTGATTGCAGACGATCACGAAGTAGTCCGTGATGGACTAAGACTCATCCTCGAAACCGAAGAGGATTTTGAAGTCGTTGGCGAGGCGGGTGACGGGGCGGATGCCGTTCGAATGACAGAAGAACTCCAACCTGATGTCATCCTCATGGATTTGCGTATGCCTGGCATGGACGGTTTGCAGGCCATCGAGAAAATTCACTCCAAGTGGCCCCCAATTGCGGTTGTGATTCTTACAACCTACAACGAAGATGATTTGATGGCTCGGGGATTGCGCGCGGGGGCGCGCGGCTATCTGCTCAAAGATACGAATCGCCAGACGTTGTTTGATTCACTGCGCGCGGCGGCAAAGGGCGAAGCACTCTTCCTCCCCGAAGTCATTGCGCGGGTGCTGCTCCAGCCGTCGGCTGAAAAGCGAAGCGGGGACTTCACCCTGACTGAACGCGAACTGGAAGTGCTGCGAGCGGCGTCACGCGGGGAACGTTCCAAGGAGATCGCGCTTCATCTTGGCATTTCCGAGCGGACGGTGAAAGCGCACCTGGATAGCGTCTATAACAAACTGGGAGTCGACTCCCGCGCCGCGGCCGTGGCGACGGCAATTCAACGAGGGTTGCTGACGAAATAA
- a CDS encoding sensor histidine kinase, translating into MAVNKPQANALEEPVHQIRPLYWVLMVAIAILYYWALVDVPSLRDPIHLIPFTALMLIHALLHWAGPAISSRRAWLIPYFVMQGALIFSIIVLAPAHGFIYGLYWAMAGEAAMILTDLRAASLTIAGYMALSAVNFGMQLGWDMLPALIAYIAPMIFFILVYALMFQRQAKARQQTQSLLADLEAAHRQLAEYAVQVESLTLTTERERMARELHDTLAQGLAGLILQLEAVDSHLSRHQNERAQAIITQAMSRARATLADARHAIDDLRDSRSLIDVESAVRVEAERFTSATGIPCDLDLEITSAIPEPLAEHVLKIVSEGLTNIARHARAKHASLKLDAHNGLLEMEIKDDGSGFDANLSGKSGHYGLIGMGERARLAGGALEIQSKPTQGTTLKLRLPLK; encoded by the coding sequence ATGGCTGTCAACAAACCGCAAGCGAACGCGCTCGAAGAACCCGTTCACCAGATTCGCCCGCTGTATTGGGTCTTGATGGTCGCCATCGCCATCCTCTACTATTGGGCGCTTGTGGACGTTCCCTCTCTGCGCGATCCCATTCACCTGATCCCGTTCACCGCGCTCATGTTGATCCATGCGCTTTTGCATTGGGCGGGACCCGCCATCTCAAGCCGCCGCGCCTGGCTCATCCCCTACTTCGTCATGCAGGGTGCGTTGATCTTCAGCATCATCGTTCTTGCGCCTGCGCACGGCTTCATCTATGGGTTGTACTGGGCGATGGCGGGCGAAGCGGCGATGATCCTCACCGACCTGCGCGCCGCCAGCCTCACCATCGCGGGTTACATGGCGCTCTCGGCGGTCAACTTCGGAATGCAACTCGGCTGGGACATGCTCCCTGCGCTGATCGCCTACATCGCGCCGATGATATTCTTCATTCTCGTCTATGCGCTGATGTTCCAACGGCAGGCGAAAGCGCGCCAACAGACCCAGTCGCTTCTCGCGGACCTCGAAGCGGCTCACCGCCAACTGGCAGAATACGCCGTTCAGGTGGAATCTCTCACGCTGACAACCGAGCGCGAACGAATGGCGCGCGAACTCCACGACACGCTGGCGCAGGGACTGGCGGGCTTGATCCTGCAACTCGAAGCAGTGGACTCGCACCTTTCGCGCCATCAAAACGAACGCGCGCAAGCGATCATCACCCAAGCCATGTCCCGCGCCCGCGCCACCCTCGCCGATGCGCGTCACGCCATCGACGACCTGCGCGATAGTCGTTCGCTTATCGACGTTGAATCAGCCGTCCGTGTCGAAGCCGAACGCTTCACCTCCGCGACGGGAATCCCCTGCGACCTCGATCTCGAAATCACCTCCGCCATTCCCGAGCCTTTGGCGGAGCACGTCCTGAAAATCGTCTCGGAAGGACTGACCAACATCGCCCGCCATGCCCGCGCCAAACACGCCAGCCTGAAACTCGACGCGCACAACGGCCTGCTCGAAATGGAAATCAAGGATGATGGCTCTGGCTTCGACGCCAATCTCAGCGGCAAGAGCGGTCACTATGGACTGATCGGCATGGGCGAACGGGCGCGTCTCGCAGGCGGCGCTCTGGAGATTCAAAGCAAACCAACTCAAGGCACAACGCTGAAACTCAGGCTGCCGCTGAAATAA
- a CDS encoding CPBP family intramembrane metalloprotease — translation MTIHLSSWTKRHAIVFYFVLAIAFSWAIYIPLVFVRQGWTDAAIPYAIHYLASFGPALAALIVTALTAGRAGLAELWGRIIRWRVKPVYAAFAILSPVALFILAGLAMRLIQGTWPDLRLLGQANYLPYLGWAVLPLWLLTFGFGEEIGWRGFALPRLQKTMSASKATLTLGSLWFLWHVPSFFYHETYVGMGWILIPGMLIGVLCGAVLFTWLYNGAGGSVLMVAIWHALFDLLTASAAGRDFIPIVTSAGVIVWALVVANVEKPWGFRFQQKQMLP, via the coding sequence ATGACAATCCATCTCTCATCCTGGACTAAACGGCACGCCATCGTTTTTTACTTTGTGCTTGCGATCGCCTTCTCCTGGGCCATTTACATCCCACTCGTCTTCGTGCGGCAAGGCTGGACAGATGCGGCCATCCCCTACGCGATCCATTACCTTGCTTCGTTCGGCCCTGCGCTGGCAGCGCTCATCGTGACTGCGCTGACCGCCGGTCGAGCCGGCCTGGCCGAGCTGTGGGGACGGATCATCCGGTGGCGGGTGAAACCGGTTTACGCCGCATTCGCGATCCTGTCGCCGGTGGCATTGTTCATCCTGGCGGGCCTGGCGATGCGCCTGATCCAGGGGACGTGGCCCGACCTGCGCCTGCTCGGCCAGGCCAACTACCTGCCCTATCTCGGCTGGGCTGTGCTGCCGCTGTGGCTGCTCACCTTCGGCTTCGGCGAGGAGATTGGCTGGCGTGGCTTTGCCCTGCCGCGGCTTCAAAAAACCATGAGCGCCTCGAAAGCGACACTCACACTCGGTTCACTCTGGTTCCTCTGGCATGTGCCCTCGTTCTTCTATCACGAAACGTACGTGGGCATGGGCTGGATCTTGATTCCAGGAATGCTCATCGGCGTGCTGTGCGGCGCAGTGTTGTTCACCTGGCTTTACAACGGCGCCGGCGGCAGTGTGCTGATGGTTGCCATCTGGCACGCCCTGTTCGATCTGCTGACCGCCTCGGCTGCGGGCCGCGACTTCATCCCTATCGTCACCAGCGCGGGCGTGATCGTCTGGGCGCTGGTTGTCGCCAACGTCGAAAAGCCGTGGGGTTTTCGCTTCCAGCAGAAGCAGATGCTGCCATAG
- a CDS encoding 4Fe-4S binding protein: protein MKANTIKGNLTFKNLVVPVVVMLAFWGIAIWGYIASGYIRPLIMFGYIGTSLGIGLGLYATLPKKQKPIGRRLTLFLVGAFLIGFAILIGHENSQLEGFIFGLLTGVVQMGVFHYLIAKIFGPLLFGRLWCGWACWTVMVLDLLPFKRPAGRLNGKWGWLRYLHFGLSLALVLALVYLVGFRNGAAGATAVTWFIVGNLAYYAIGIGLAYALKDNRAFCKYVCPVSVPLKLTSRFSLLKIGGDAAKCNDCGACVKMCPMDIRIPEYIQAGQRVLSTECSLCQTCVTVCAKDALKLSFGFDVGGKDLLRERAA from the coding sequence ATGAAAGCCAATACCATCAAAGGAAATCTCACCTTCAAAAACCTGGTCGTCCCTGTAGTGGTCATGCTGGCATTTTGGGGCATCGCCATTTGGGGCTACATCGCTTCGGGTTACATCCGACCGCTGATTATGTTCGGTTACATCGGCACGTCGCTGGGCATCGGTCTCGGTCTTTACGCCACCTTACCCAAAAAACAAAAACCTATCGGTCGCCGCCTCACCCTCTTCCTGGTTGGCGCGTTCCTGATCGGCTTCGCCATCTTGATCGGCCACGAGAACTCTCAGCTCGAAGGCTTCATTTTCGGCTTGCTGACCGGCGTCGTGCAGATGGGCGTCTTCCACTACCTGATTGCCAAAATCTTTGGCCCGCTGCTCTTCGGCCGGCTGTGGTGCGGCTGGGCGTGCTGGACGGTGATGGTGCTCGATCTGCTGCCATTCAAGCGGCCGGCCGGCCGCTTGAATGGCAAGTGGGGCTGGCTGCGCTATCTGCACTTCGGGCTGAGCCTGGCGCTCGTGCTGGCGCTGGTCTACCTCGTGGGCTTTCGCAACGGCGCGGCGGGGGCGACTGCCGTGACCTGGTTCATCGTCGGCAACCTGGCCTACTACGCCATCGGCATCGGCCTGGCCTACGCGCTCAAGGATAACCGCGCCTTTTGCAAGTACGTCTGCCCGGTGAGCGTGCCGCTCAAGCTGACGAGCCGCTTCTCGCTGCTGAAGATCGGCGGCGACGCGGCCAAGTGCAACGACTGCGGCGCCTGCGTCAAGATGTGCCCGATGGACATCCGCATCCCCGAGTACATCCAGGCCGGCCAGCGCGTGCTCTCGACCGAGTGCAGCCTGTGCCAGACCTGCGTCACCGTCTGCGCCAAGGACGCGCTGAAACTCTCATTCGGCTTTGACGTCGGCGGGAAGGATCTGCTGCGCGAACGCGCGGCGTGA